One window of the Oncorhynchus mykiss isolate Arlee chromosome 5, USDA_OmykA_1.1, whole genome shotgun sequence genome contains the following:
- the LOC110523413 gene encoding arrestin domain-containing protein 3 isoform X2, whose amino-acid sequence MPLATSFEGKHGSVRYWVRAELYRPWLLPFKVKKEFTVFEHIDINTPLLLAPQAGTKDKTLCCWFCASGPISLSAKIERKGYTPGESIQIFAEVENCSSRVVVPKAALSQTQTYFAKGKARQLQQQMAALRGDTLPQGKSQSWDGKLLHIPPVSPSILDCPLIRVEYSLVVYVDIPGGLNLSLSLPLVIGTIPLHAFTNRTSSISSYCSSISWPERPEAPPSYSDLVVTEEQRWGCLERCEGSEVNEEDQGTLRAYITEFRYQPPPLYSEVDPNPEPGCGGQVVRRPDLCPSR is encoded by the exons At GCCCCTGGCCACGTCGTTTGAAGGGAAGCATGGCAGTGTGAGGTACTGGGTGAGAGCAGAGCTCTACAGACCATGGCTGCTGCCTTTCAAAGTCAAGAAAGAGTTTACTGTGTTTGAACACATCGATATCAACACACCACTGCTGCTG GCCCCTCAAGCTGGCACCAAGGACAAGACCTTATGTTGTTGGTTCTGTGCCTCGGGACCCATCTCACTCAGCGccaagatagagaggaagggataCACGCCAg gTGAGTCCATCCAGATCTTTGCAGAGGTGGAGAACTGTTCGTCCAGGGTGGTGGTGCCCAAGGCAGCGCTGAGCCAGACCCAGACCTACTTCGCCAAGGGAAAGGCCAGGCAGCTCCAGCAGCAGATGGCAGCCCTGCGTGGGGACACCCTACCCCAGGGGAAGAGCCAGAGCTGGGATGGAAAACTCCTCCACATACCCCCAGTGTCCCCATCCATCCTGGACTGTCCACTCATCAGAGTGGAGTACTCACTGGTG gtgtATGTGGACATCCCTGGGGGGTTGAACCTGTCTCTATCGTTGCCGTTGGTGATCGGGACCATCCCCCTCCATGCATTCACCAATCGAACAAGCAGCATCAGCAGCTACTGTAGTAGCATCAGCTGGCCAGAGAGACCTGAGG CTCCCCCCAGCTACAGTGACTTGGTGGTGACAGAGGAGCAGAGGTGGGGCTGTCTGGAGCGCtgtgaggggtcagaggtcaacgAAGAGGACCAGGGAACACTGCGCGCTTACATTACAGAGTTCAGATACCAGCCCCCGCCGCTCTACTCCgag GTTGACCCTAACCCAGAGCCGGGCTGTGGAGGTCAGGTGGTAAGGAGACCCGACCTCTGCCCCTCTCGCTGA